In Oryza sativa Japonica Group chromosome 1, ASM3414082v1, the genomic stretch TGCATGCTTGGAAAGGTGGTGCGCCTCCAGTGCCTCCCACTTGCTGAACTGCTCACCGCAACGGTGGCAGCTTAGGCCGCCGCCCTTGCCAAAGCTCTTGACGGCGTCCTCGCAGGACGCGCGGTGAGCGGTCaccccggccgcggcggcgtccctGCTGTCCAGCAGCACATTCGGCGACCTCGGAGGCGTGCACCGCATGCTGCCCCGGCACGAGCCGCTGTACTGCAGGCCGTGGCTCCAGCCGGGCCCCGGGGTGCCCGGCCGGAGCGTGCCAACGAACGACGACAccacggcgccgtcgccgtccgcctcgTGCGGCGACGCGAGTacgccgccccccgccgccgccgccgccgcgaggccgccgcagCCACCGAAGCCGGTGATCTTGAGCTCGCAGCGGGAGTTGGTGCTGAGCACCACCTCGTGGGCGATGGGGTTCAAGAACTCGCTGCTGCCGATGGACCTCGGGCTGCAGCTCGGCGGCCGCTCCGGGTGGCGCTTGCTCCCGTGGATGACGTCCCGCAGGTTGGCTATCGACCGGGAGCAACCCGACCGCGGCGCCGCGCGCTTGGTCACAATCGCCGAGAGGTGCCCGCCACCgcccgcagcggcggcggcgacggccttgGGCCTCGGCACGTGCACCTCCGACGGCTCGGACCGGCAGTGCAGCGACCTCTTCAGCGCGAACCACACCGTCGGTGCCGGGGCCGCGGCCGCAGGCGCCGAAGCAGCCTTCTCATCCTCagcccggccgccggcgacagcgCTGGCACGGCGCCTCCTCTCGCCCATCCCGTCTCGACGCGCGGTGCTAGCCACTAGCCAGCTATCTGCCGCGCCCGTGACGACTGCGTCGGTCGGTCGGTCACCGTGGAGTGCGATATACTTATGGCAGCCacaggcgcagcagcagcaatagCGGCATCcgaagcgagagagagagagagcgcggcgGCACAGGAGGAGGACGCAATTAAATCTTGGGGTTGGCGGTAGTAAAGGCTCACCACCAACTGCTCGCTCTGCACGCTGAGCGCTCTCTCTCTTTGGTTTCGCGCGCGTTCTGCTGTCTTGTGACTCGCGTGGGAGATATGGAGTAGCTCAGCCAAGACAGCGAGGTTAGTTCCAACTTCCAACCAGAGGAGCAAAGGAAAAATGCGAGAGACGACGTAGACGGGGACCGAGACAGAGAGGGGGAACTACGCGAGTGAGAACAAATCTCGAATTGTAGGTGGGGGGCGGAGCCGCGGAGGCGGGGAAGGGACAGGTGTGGGGGCACTCAAGGCAAGGGGGACGGCCATGATGGCGAGCAACCGAAAGAAATCGAAGCGACCGTGTTATACGTGGTGCGAGGCACGGGTGTGTGTAGGCTCGTTCCTTGTACGAGCGTTGGCTCGATCGGAGATGGGAAACTCGCGGCGTAGCCGCTTTGAGTAGAAATGGATCGGTTTGGGTTGGACACATACGTAGAGTAGGTCCTTTTCCCTCGTCAGCATGCGTGTCCCAGTACAGGTACCACGTGTGTTGGCGAAAGTCCTACTGGGCGATCTTTGGCCATCCCTCTCCTCCacgtgtttttattttttattttcaccgtattacttttttattttagtaaatttatgcacctaaagtttgtacatctcaagtttacacatctaaagtttagagaaccaaagtttataagacaaaagtttatatatccgattcaaatattttttatatatagtatttctatacatctaaagtttatacacctaaagtttatagacccaaagtttatatacccaattcaaatttgaatttgaattatacccgattcaaatttgaacttgaattcaaatattttttataaatagtatttttatacatctaaagtttatacacctaaagttttagacccaaagtttataagtcaaaagtttacatacccgattcaaatttgaatttgaactcaaatattagtttataggcccaaagtttataagtcaaaagtttacatacccatttcaaatttgaatttgaattcaaatatgttttatatatagtatttctatatataaatttttccaactttgtttttttatttgtttaaaatttatggtgtagtaggaagagaagaagtaGAGGTGAAAGGGGGAGAGCCCCGTGTGTTGGTGCAGTCTTTTGAAAACAAACTCCGACTGTCTGGGAAGTTTAGTGTTAAGCGTGCCTGAAGCTATGAGAGATATTTAGGCATTAGAATGGATGATCAGATACAATACGGAAGCTATAGTTCTTGCCTAACGGCGACCAGTAATCTAtgctttctataaagttaaatCCCACTAAATCTAAAGTTCAACATGCAACTATGACATATCATCACCCACtgacaataattacatatttaatctCATACAAGCATACAACATATCttcaatttatttaattatataaaTCAAAATACAAgcatatccaatcatcacccCTTGTATCATTTGCACAATATTTTAACGATACTATCTATCACATctacaatatttaacatatacttacaAGGGATCATTCACCCGGCTAAGTCAGGCGTTGATGTGTCTATGTCAACTGCTAAcaacataagaaaaaaaaaagaaagaaatgttATCAAGTCTACTATATGTggaattttgattgaaatttcTTTCTGTTTTTCCACTATaggcatttcttttttttttctaatcaacaTTTTGCATTGATCACCAAATACCCCTTCCCTTTAGTCGATAACATCGGTTACTGCTTGATTAGAAAATACATGTGAAATTCGATTGATTTATTGAAAAAACTGaattttagttttgttttcttttaactTGGATGGTTTATTGGGTGGGCGAATAATCATAAGAATGCCGGGATCATCATCGGCATGCTCATAATAAAGCTAGGGTTTATCAACCTATATACGTGAATTTCTTAAAGAGGACTAGTTTACCTCTCTATCACAATGCTTAATACACCCTATCAGAACCCTAATATCATTATTAGGCGGTTGTTGTCGTATTTTGTCATTCTTGCCTGACTAGTTAAAAACCGTCATCGGGGTACCTTTTCACATTCCCCTTGTCCCATAATGTTAACTAGTTGGACGGCCCGTGCAATTGTACAGTTAgtatcaatttaaaattatctattttttacacataattttatttaaaattatcattctcgtgattctaaaaattttatagtttttaaaagccaTGTCAGTCACTGCCCCTTACTCCTTTGTCACATTTTTATTTGCTTATTTGATCTACCACATCTATTCATCctctttaaaattttaaaatattaggccttatagtttttagagttcattgttttgttgggtttcgttttcataatttttagaagtatcGTCAAGTATCGCCAATTTAATGCCCTATGGCTCATTCACTGCCACCTCTCTTTATTGCCATTGGgatttttaaaatcgaacatatataatttttctttGTGTTCTTTTTTACCTTTTATAAGTATCGTCAAATCGTTAGTGGCTTCgccactgtactcctctacAGCCCGCCCACTGCCACCCTTCTTATTGTTATTGaaattttaaaatcgaacatgattatcattggggtttattttacTCTCCATAAGTCCTGTCAACCATCGTGACCATGTTGCATTACGGCATGCCCATCGTCACTGGGATTCTATTTGGGGTTTTGTTCATAGTTTTTAGATATCCCATCAACCGCCAACACTCTATTCCTTTGCAGGCCTATTGCTTCTctcctctttattgtcatttgtcatcgttgtgttctagatggattttttttctaaaattgcaTAACTTTTCATCCCGATAAtgtttattcataaattatattcctacttgaactcttataattatttttctatttttgaaatttattttatttgttatttcgaactttaattaatctcgtcatgtgttctagattctcttatttcaatagtctttattttttattacaaattttagttatttatgaAATGTATTCCAGTTGagctcttatttttattttttattttctgaatttattttatattttattttgaattttaattaatctcatattgtgTTCTATACAgactattatttaatatttcttttttatttccaaTTTCAATTGCTTCAAgtttgtatttctacttgaactatattttttatttttctaattctggattttatttgatttttttaaattttaattaatatcgtattggtTTCTTGTATGGactcttttttcaatattgcttatttttaatttagaattttatttattgtcaaattgtattcctacgtgaactcttcttttatatttttataattttggattttattttatatttattctgaattttaattaatctcgtagtGGGTTCTTGTAtagattcttctttcaatattccttatttttaattccgaatttcagttatttttaaattgtattcgtACTTGtactcttctctttttttttctaatttcagatttattttatttttatttcaaattttgattaatctcgtatttggTTCCTATACGGACTCTTccttcaatattgcttatttttaatttcgaatttcagctatttttagattgtatttctatttgtactcttcttttctttttcttcggttaatgtgggaatttctagcccccacagcaaACGTGATGCATTCTTTCAagactgttttaataatataatagatagatagatgtctTCCCACATGAGAGCAGTCAGTGGTTTAGATTTGCACGTGCGCGCGCATGAGACTCCGATATAAGAAAACATATACATGTCTTCAATTTACCTATTGTTTCTGAGTTGTCCTCTAAACTCTTCATCTATGAAGGGTCAGAACTAGAATTTTCTTCAGATTGGGACTCAATTGATATTTAGACTTAGAAGAAGGGCAGCTCACTCCTCTCTAGCTATCTCTGCCCATGTCCTACATTATATCATCTCTCATGTATAAGGTTACCGTAAAAGTATATGCAAATATCACTAGTAGAAACTGTTTGAATTATTGATTTATGTATGCTTTATAGTAATCAAATATTTGTTAATGTTATAGCTAATAGTTTATGTGGTGGTATAAATAGGTATGGGTCTTAAAGGacctaaaataaaaagaatCTTAAAGGTATTCTCGCAAAAATAAAAAGGTATGGTGTAGATCATTTCTAAGGCTATTGTAAAGATTGGCATCCATCACGTGTCGAGACGAAACACTCcttcaataaaaatatattcatgtgatAGTATCTGCAGTTCTTCGCTATAAAAGTTCGTGAGATAACTGATAATAAAACTAAAGAATCAATACCACTCGctcattctttttttctttctgaagaGTCGCTCATTCTAAAGAAATCCGGCCCTCcgattaagggtgtgtttagttcacgctaaaattagaagtttaattgaaattggaacgatgtaacggaaaaattgaaagtttgtgtgtgtagaaaagttttgatgtgatggaaaagttagaagtttgaagaaaaagtttaaaactaaACTCAGCCTAAAGCAAATCAACAGAAGCACTGCAGGACATTTTATCATCTAGTGTACAGGAGTGGTACACATCTACAGTAGTAACAGGGGTCCAAAGAGGAGGACCCCATTGCTGATTTGCTGTGCTCTTGCAAACGACACAATGTTGCCGGTTTTTTGTGCCAATCGAGCTGGAGTACTGTTTATCTTGACCAGCCGCGTGCTCTCGTAAAAACGAAGCCCTCGCGTTCGTGAGATATGCGCAACTTGAAaatggtacttcctccgtttcacaatgtaagtcattctagcatttttcacattcataataatattaatgaatttagatagatatatatgtctagattaattaacatcaatataaatgtgagaaatgctagaatgacttacctTGTGAAACGGGGGAGTATCAGATATGAGCAACTTGTAAATGGTATGCCTgccgaaagaaaaagaaagaaagaaaatactatAATTAAGAAAGATCATCATCAGAGCTCATCACTATCACGGTTTCATCGTCTCAATTGTAACCTGTTGTATGTATTCTGATAAGATTAGCGGGCCATTATCACAGGGACAAATGTTTCTCTCAAGGAGAAAAAGTACTCAGATGTTAGCTAGCCATTTATGCCGGTTTCAATGCGATCAGCTTTAGATGCATGGTACTAGTACTACTGGGGACGACAGTGCAGTACTGTTTGCTGTAATTCAATTTTATGATTTCCTCAGACTGTTTTAAGGTTAATTCATTCATTAACTTGTTTTCTTTAACTGCAAGCGACCTGCGCGTGACTGTGAATGAAACGGACTGTACGCATCGAACCCTTATATAGTAACTTTTGTTTGGAGTTCTGTACCACGAATTCAATTGGTACGAAAGATATTTGTGTTGTTTTACCTGAATCAACCCATTTTGCTGTGTAAAGATCAAACTCCAGAATTAGCTCTGAGGTATGCTTGCATCAGGACGAAATTAGCCAGGCTGTATAAGCACAGAAAGCTCAAAAGATAAATCGATAGAATCCCCGGAACAATCATTGCCTATTCTGTCATCATTTCAGGGGGTGATACCTGATGAGAACATGGGTGAAATTGTCCACCTCTCGAATCGCGAAATCCCCTGAATCAGTGCGgaagttgtttcttttttaagaGACAGTGCTTAATGCTTAAGGCTGCAACATCAAGTGTAATCGGTAAAAGGAGTTCTAGCCAATTGGCTACAGGCTACAGCCCTTGCAGATCAGTGGTAGGGAAGAAAACGCTCTTGTGTCAAGCGGAAAAAGGAGCCCATCCATACACCTTTTCAGTGAAAATTGAGAGTAGTAAGATCACAGAGTGAGTGGTGGGAGTTTCTGCTTACCGTGGCGTCTCTTCTATAAAATGATACAACCAATTTTGTACGATATGTCCTGATTCttcaaatacatctcagatctcaCAGCACGGTGGCTACTGGCTATATAGTGGCAGTGGGTACCGGATGAGTACCTCCACCTCCAATCAAAGCGGGGTCCCTCATCTCGTCAGGAGGAGTCGAGTTGCGTCTTCCGGCAAGGCGGCAGGTCGGCAGCTAGAGTGGCCGGAACTAGCCGTGCTGACCCCGGCCTGCCGGCAAGCCAACCGATGGCCCTCCAGCTTCAGGTCGTCTTCACCGATAATCTTCGAGCTTTCTGCCCTGTTTCAACTTCACTCTCGTCAGGCTTGAGTTTCAGTTTGCACATCGTGCAAGCGGGAGCGACAGTACTGTACTGTACTACTGTTACAAAGTTACACGGTGTCGCATTATACGTGGTACTAGTACGTGCTTATAGTTTAGTGCCAAGAAATTTGTACACCGCGTGGCATTCAATGACGAAAGATCCTTTCCTGCAACCTTCGTTTCAGCAAGCAAAGCTAGCCCTTTTCCAAGCAACAGTATCATGTCGGAGTACGACGTTCTCATGCAGAGTACAGTACTCCTACAGTTTAGCTCGGTACAGGCGTACAGCTCCTTGAGATGTGAGCGGTGCAGAAAAGGGAAAAGTATTCACAGAGGTCCTGCATGCACATGACTGTCCCATGGGCCATGTCCTGTTTAGGCTTGTGGCACCAAGCGTACCCtcaaggaataagtccattttacctccctcatctcttgcgcTTGCGTGAATAACATCCCTCAACCGGAAAACTGGGTATAACGCCTCTTTCTTATCTAAAAACCAGAACAAATCACCTCCCTCG encodes the following:
- the LOC4327046 gene encoding uncharacterized protein: MGERRRRASAVAGGRAEDEKAASAPAAAAPAPTVWFALKRSLHCRSEPSEVHVPRPKAVAAAAAGGGGHLSAIVTKRAAPRSGCSRSIANLRDVIHGSKRHPERPPSCSPRSIGSSEFLNPIAHEVVLSTNSRCELKITGFGGCGGLAAAAAAGGGVLASPHEADGDGAVVSSFVGTLRPGTPGPGWSHGLQYSGSCRGSMRCTPPRSPNVLLDSRDAAAAGVTAHRASCEDAVKSFGKGGGLSCHRCGEQFSKWEALEAHHLSKHAVTELVEGDSSRKIVEIICRTSLLKSESSCVRIERVFKVHNTQRTLARFEEYREAVKLKASKLPKKHPRCLADGNELLRFHGATLSCALGGAAGSSSLCASDKCAVCRIIRHGFSAKKEGKAGVGVFTTSTSGRAYESIEASAGAVVGGDDPAATRKALLVCRVIAGRVHKPLENLKEFAGQTGFDSLAGKVGPYSNIEELYLLNPRALLPCFVVICKA